From Pseudomonas sp. CCI4.2, one genomic window encodes:
- a CDS encoding DUF2167 domain-containing protein, which translates to MKCLRCLLAAIVLCATTALADAATPTPHDPAKVQQTPAQFFATLKPQHGTINLPGGVATLSLNDDFYYLTPQDTERLIVDGWGNPPGHKTLGMIVPHATNPMSRGGWGVLVSYKDDGHVSDEDAAQIDYTEMLKQMQEDDVENNNERRKQGYPGLQLVGWAEPPRYDDQSHKMYWARELKADNADENTLNYSIRVLGRQGVLELNAVASMSDLATIQREMPHVLAFTNFTDGNRYADYEPGTDKLAKYGLAALVAGGLAAKAGLFAKLGIMLLAAKKFLLVGLMVAVTFVRKFFNRNK; encoded by the coding sequence ATGAAATGCCTGCGCTGCTTATTGGCAGCTATCGTGCTGTGTGCCACCACCGCCCTTGCCGATGCTGCGACCCCCACGCCTCATGACCCCGCAAAGGTTCAGCAAACGCCGGCGCAGTTCTTCGCGACGCTCAAGCCGCAGCACGGCACTATTAATCTGCCAGGCGGCGTTGCCACCCTCAGCCTGAACGACGATTTCTATTACCTCACGCCGCAAGACACCGAACGCCTGATAGTTGACGGCTGGGGCAATCCGCCCGGCCATAAGACGTTGGGCATGATCGTGCCACACGCCACCAACCCGATGTCCCGCGGGGGCTGGGGAGTGTTGGTCAGCTACAAAGACGACGGGCACGTCTCCGATGAAGACGCCGCCCAGATCGACTACACCGAAATGCTCAAGCAAATGCAGGAAGACGATGTAGAGAACAACAACGAGCGGCGCAAACAAGGCTATCCCGGCCTGCAATTAGTCGGCTGGGCCGAGCCGCCGCGCTACGACGATCAAAGCCACAAGATGTATTGGGCCCGGGAACTGAAGGCCGACAACGCCGATGAAAACACCCTCAACTACAGCATCCGCGTGCTCGGTCGCCAAGGCGTGCTGGAACTTAATGCCGTCGCTTCGATGAGCGATCTTGCAACCATTCAACGGGAGATGCCTCACGTCCTGGCGTTCACCAACTTCACCGACGGCAACCGCTACGCCGACTACGAACCAGGCACAGACAAACTGGCCAAATACGGCTTGGCGGCACTGGTTGCCGGTGGGTTAGCCGCTAAGGCTGGGCTGTTCGCCAAACTGGGGATAATGCTGCTGGCGGCGAAAAAGTTCTTGTTGGTGGGGCTGATGGTTGCAGTGACGTTCGTTCGCAAGTTTTTCAATCGCAATAAGTAA
- a CDS encoding GNAT family N-acetyltransferase produces MPIELVCYEDLTDIQRKQLLRIKVLDAQKSFSGDIYGALNSLLVNATSDIRGFALLTEGLPVGFLLLKRGIYLPAWAQADAATLHSLQIDRRRQGQGLGKACLQALAKTTRRVWPDIKQLMLSVDEDNTTAIGLYLSHGWVDTGEAYRGRIGYERRLALKLFR; encoded by the coding sequence ATGCCAATTGAGCTGGTCTGCTATGAGGACCTGACCGACATTCAGCGAAAGCAGCTACTGCGGATCAAGGTGCTGGACGCGCAGAAGTCGTTTTCCGGCGACATCTACGGGGCGCTGAATTCGCTGCTGGTCAACGCCACGTCGGACATTCGTGGGTTTGCGTTGCTCACAGAGGGGCTGCCGGTGGGGTTTTTGCTGCTTAAGCGCGGGATATATTTACCAGCCTGGGCGCAGGCCGATGCGGCGACGTTGCATTCGCTGCAGATTGATCGGCGCAGGCAAGGCCAAGGGTTGGGCAAGGCGTGTTTGCAGGCCCTTGCGAAAACGACGCGGCGGGTTTGGCCTGATATCAAACAACTGATGTTGTCGGTGGATGAAGATAATACGACGGCAATAGGTTTGTATTTGAGCCACGGCTGGGTAGACACCGGTGAGGCGTATCGGGGGCGGATTGGCTATGAACGGCGGTTGGCGTTGAAGCTTTTCAGGTGA
- a CDS encoding YbaB/EbfC family nucleoid-associated protein: MMKGGMAGLMKQAQQMQEKMAKAQEELANAEVTGQSGAGLVSVVMTGRHDVKRISLDDSLMQEDKEVLEDLIAAAVNDAVRKVEQNSQEKMSGMTAGMQLPPGMKLPF; encoded by the coding sequence ATGATGAAAGGTGGCATGGCCGGCCTGATGAAGCAGGCACAGCAGATGCAAGAAAAAATGGCCAAGGCGCAGGAAGAACTCGCCAACGCCGAAGTCACTGGCCAATCAGGCGCGGGCCTGGTCAGCGTCGTGATGACCGGTCGTCATGACGTCAAACGCATCAGCCTCGACGACAGCCTGATGCAAGAAGACAAAGAAGTCCTCGAAGACTTGATCGCCGCAGCCGTCAACGACGCCGTGCGCAAAGTCGAGCAAAACAGCCAGGAAAAAATGTCCGGCATGACCGCTGGCATGCAACTGCCTCCAGGCATGAAGCTGCCGTTCTAG
- the dnaX gene encoding DNA polymerase III subunit gamma/tau has translation MSYQVLARKWRPRSFREMVGQTHVLKALINALDSQRLHHAYLFTGTRGVGKTTIARIIAKCLNCETGITSTPCGTCSVCCEIDEGRFVDLIEIDAASRTKVEDTRELLESVQYAPSRGRFKVYLIDEVHMLSTSSFNALLKTLEEPPPYVKFILATTDPQKLPATILSRCLQFALKNMTPERVVEHLAHVLGVENIPFETDALWLLGRAADGSMRDAMSLTDQAIAFGEGKVMAEDVRAMLGTLDHGQVYDLLQALLDGDARAMLEAVRHLSEQGPDWNGVLSEILNVLHRIAIAQALPEGIDNGHGDRDQVLALAQALPAEDIQFYYQMGLIGRRDLPLAPDPRGGFEMVLLRMLAFRPADSSDAPRQPLKTVGINPATVDSTQPVAGATPVAPVTAEPVAAPVVAPVPEPAVVPLTVAPAAVAVPEVDLPWNERKPEPQAAVEPEPEPEYVAEAVPEPMLDTVAEQPDLTPMPAEAPASPVPDAPDVVEPEAVPVAAVTPAMLEQIPDASSSVSAPMERDDEPPDDDYFDGELDIDPASYSYLDELAHDSVPDVAEPEPLPASMPATGLALDWLNLFAKLPISGMTGSIAANCTLMAVDGDHWLLHLDPAHSALFNTTQQRRLNDALNQYHGRTLTLSIELIKPEQETPAQAGSRRRAERQSEAEASIHSDPFIQQMLQQFGAVIREDTIEPVDAPVAQTL, from the coding sequence ATGAGTTATCAGGTTCTTGCACGTAAATGGCGTCCGCGCTCGTTCCGCGAAATGGTCGGCCAGACCCATGTGCTCAAGGCCCTGATCAACGCGTTGGACAGCCAACGGTTGCATCATGCCTACTTATTTACCGGCACGCGCGGTGTGGGTAAAACCACCATCGCACGAATTATCGCGAAATGCCTGAATTGTGAAACAGGTATTACGTCGACGCCGTGTGGTACCTGTTCAGTTTGCTGTGAAATTGATGAAGGGCGGTTCGTCGATTTGATCGAAATTGACGCTGCAAGCCGGACCAAGGTCGAGGACACCCGCGAGCTGCTGGAAAGCGTCCAATACGCGCCGAGCCGCGGACGCTTCAAGGTCTACCTGATCGACGAAGTACACATGCTGTCCACCAGTTCGTTCAACGCCCTGTTGAAGACCTTGGAAGAGCCGCCGCCTTACGTCAAATTCATCCTGGCAACCACTGACCCGCAGAAGCTACCGGCAACCATCCTGTCGCGCTGTTTGCAGTTCGCCCTGAAAAACATGACGCCGGAGCGTGTGGTCGAGCATTTGGCCCATGTACTGGGTGTCGAGAATATCCCGTTTGAAACCGACGCGCTCTGGCTGCTAGGCCGCGCAGCCGATGGTTCGATGCGCGATGCCATGAGCCTGACCGATCAAGCGATAGCGTTCGGCGAAGGCAAGGTCATGGCGGAGGATGTTCGGGCGATGCTCGGCACGCTGGACCACGGGCAAGTCTATGACCTGTTGCAGGCGTTACTCGACGGCGATGCGCGCGCAATGCTCGAGGCGGTGCGCCATTTGTCCGAGCAAGGGCCTGACTGGAACGGTGTGCTGTCGGAAATTCTCAACGTGCTGCACCGCATCGCGATTGCCCAGGCCTTGCCCGAAGGGATCGATAACGGTCATGGCGACCGTGACCAGGTATTGGCACTGGCGCAGGCCTTGCCCGCCGAAGACATACAGTTTTACTACCAGATGGGCCTGATTGGTCGTCGCGATTTGCCGCTGGCACCCGACCCGCGTGGTGGCTTCGAAATGGTGCTGTTGCGGATGCTAGCCTTCCGCCCAGCAGACAGCAGTGATGCACCGAGGCAGCCGCTAAAGACAGTAGGGATCAACCCGGCCACGGTTGATTCCACACAGCCAGTGGCCGGTGCGACGCCTGTTGCACCGGTAACCGCCGAACCGGTTGCCGCTCCAGTGGTTGCGCCCGTGCCTGAGCCGGCCGTGGTGCCTTTAACCGTTGCGCCCGCCGCTGTTGCTGTTCCTGAGGTTGACCTGCCGTGGAACGAGCGTAAGCCAGAGCCGCAGGCTGCTGTCGAGCCAGAACCAGAACCAGAATACGTTGCCGAAGCGGTACCTGAGCCCATGCTCGATACCGTCGCTGAGCAACCCGATCTCACGCCAATGCCTGCTGAGGCACCGGCCAGTCCGGTCCCGGATGCGCCCGATGTGGTTGAGCCTGAGGCTGTGCCCGTCGCCGCCGTGACGCCGGCCATGCTTGAGCAGATTCCAGACGCTTCGTCGTCGGTCTCGGCACCGATGGAGCGTGACGACGAACCGCCCGACGATGACTATTTCGACGGTGAGCTTGATATCGATCCGGCGTCTTATAGCTACTTGGATGAATTGGCCCACGACAGCGTGCCTGACGTGGCCGAACCAGAGCCGTTGCCTGCTTCGATGCCGGCAACGGGCTTGGCGCTGGATTGGTTGAACCTGTTTGCGAAGCTGCCGATTTCAGGCATGACCGGCAGTATCGCCGCCAACTGTACATTGATGGCGGTAGACGGCGATCATTGGCTGCTGCACCTGGACCCGGCCCACAGCGCGTTATTCAACACGACCCAGCAACGTCGGCTCAACGACGCCCTGAATCAATACCACGGGCGCACGCTGACCCTCAGTATCGAGCTGATCAAGCCCGAACAGGAAACCCCGGCGCAGGCAGGTTCGCGCCGTCGTGCCGAACGCCAGAGCGAAGCAGAAGCGTCGATCCATTCCGATCCGTTCATCCAACAAATGTTGCAACAGTTTGGCGCGGTGATTCGAGAGGATACGATTGAACCTGTAGACGCTCCGGTGGCTCAGACCCTTTAA
- a CDS encoding NADP-dependent oxidoreductase — protein MPPELILNQRIVLASRPKGAPTPENFRLEREALPELEEGQVLLRTLYLSLDPYMRGRMNDTPSYAEPVQVNNVMTGGAVSRVEQSRNVRFKVGDLVVGMTGWQTHSICDGTQVLALPKDLPSPSMAVGVLGMPGITAYMGLMEIGKPKAGETLVVAAASGAVGSVVGQVAKLKGLRVVGIAGGPDKCRYVVDELGFDACIDHKSEHFAEQLADECGNGIDIYFELVGGKVFSAVLPLLNARARIPLCGLIAQYNAQALPEGTDYLPLLMRTLLTKRARIQGFIVFEEYGDRHAEFLAAMVPLVTEGQIKFREDVVEGLEQAPEAFIGMLEGRNFGKLVVRVADA, from the coding sequence ATGCCGCCAGAACTGATCCTCAATCAACGCATTGTTCTCGCCTCGCGCCCGAAAGGCGCGCCGACGCCAGAAAACTTCCGCCTGGAGCGTGAAGCGTTGCCTGAGTTGGAGGAGGGCCAAGTGCTGCTGCGCACGCTCTATCTTTCTCTGGACCCCTATATGCGCGGGCGGATGAACGATACGCCGTCGTATGCCGAGCCGGTTCAGGTCAATAACGTCATGACCGGCGGTGCCGTCAGTCGTGTCGAGCAATCGCGCAACGTCCGCTTTAAAGTGGGTGATCTGGTGGTTGGCATGACTGGCTGGCAGACCCACAGCATCTGCGATGGTACCCAAGTGCTTGCGCTGCCTAAAGACTTGCCCAGTCCTTCCATGGCAGTGGGTGTGTTGGGCATGCCCGGCATCACGGCGTATATGGGCCTGATGGAGATTGGCAAACCCAAAGCCGGCGAAACCCTGGTGGTAGCGGCGGCTTCCGGCGCTGTGGGTTCTGTAGTGGGTCAAGTGGCGAAACTGAAGGGTCTGAGAGTAGTGGGCATTGCTGGCGGTCCCGATAAATGCCGTTACGTGGTTGACGAGTTGGGCTTCGATGCCTGCATCGATCACAAGAGCGAGCATTTTGCCGAACAGCTGGCGGATGAGTGTGGCAATGGCATCGACATCTACTTCGAGCTTGTGGGTGGCAAGGTATTCAGCGCCGTGCTGCCGCTGCTTAATGCCCGCGCCCGAATTCCGCTGTGTGGTTTGATCGCGCAATACAACGCCCAAGCGCTCCCCGAAGGCACCGATTACTTGCCGCTGCTGATGCGAACCTTACTGACCAAGCGTGCGCGGATTCAGGGGTTTATCGTGTTCGAAGAATACGGTGATCGGCATGCGGAGTTTCTCGCGGCCATGGTGCCCTTGGTGACAGAGGGCCAAATCAAGTTTCGTGAAGACGTAGTGGAAGGGCTGGAGCAAGCGCCAGAAGCGTTCATCGGCATGCTGGAAGGTCGTAACTTCGGCAAGCTGGTGGTCCGGGTCGCTGACGCTTGA
- a CDS encoding zinc-binding metallopeptidase family protein: MYRFFEQLSSRIAAPFVGETKRNSKVWQCNCGQSIFFANTQCLACSAALGYLPEQGRLVTLEPGQQLNTWRLTDEPQAALYRRCANVDTPAACNWLFPDSEPGEFCIACSLNRTIPDLSIPENAERWCKVETAKRRLVAQLISLGLKVISKSQDEDTGLAFDFVGVDLEGKLPTTGHANGLITLNIEEADDAHREAMRVQLHEPYRTLLGHFRHEVGHYYWDRLIADTHWQDNFRNLFGDDRASYADALEHHYQSGAPVGWQQHYVSAYATMHPWEDWAETWAHYLHMMDAVDTALGFGMSARDMDFDYQPFTLETLYDPQHPGGQAFLSFVNAWIELAGMLNELSRSMGQPDFYPFVLSPAVITKLHFIHLVIQEAGGKADEVLLAQ, from the coding sequence ATGTATCGCTTCTTTGAACAACTCAGCTCACGCATCGCTGCGCCATTCGTGGGCGAGACCAAGCGTAACAGTAAGGTTTGGCAGTGCAATTGTGGGCAGTCGATCTTCTTTGCCAATACCCAATGCCTGGCCTGCTCGGCCGCTTTGGGCTATCTGCCGGAGCAGGGCAGGTTGGTCACGCTGGAGCCCGGCCAGCAGCTCAATACCTGGCGCCTGACCGACGAGCCTCAAGCAGCGCTTTACCGACGCTGTGCCAACGTCGATACGCCGGCGGCCTGTAACTGGCTGTTCCCCGACAGTGAACCGGGCGAATTCTGCATTGCGTGCAGCCTTAACCGGACCATCCCCGATCTCTCGATCCCGGAAAACGCCGAGCGCTGGTGCAAAGTAGAAACTGCCAAACGGCGCTTGGTCGCGCAGTTGATATCGTTGGGTTTGAAAGTGATTTCGAAATCTCAAGACGAAGACACCGGCTTGGCGTTTGATTTCGTCGGCGTCGACCTTGAAGGCAAACTGCCCACCACCGGCCATGCCAACGGTCTGATCACCCTTAACATCGAAGAAGCAGACGACGCCCATCGGGAAGCCATGCGCGTTCAGTTGCACGAACCTTACCGCACGTTGCTCGGACATTTCCGTCACGAAGTTGGCCACTATTATTGGGACCGTCTGATCGCTGACACCCATTGGCAGGATAATTTCCGCAACCTGTTCGGCGATGACCGCGCCAGTTACGCTGACGCCCTTGAACATCACTACCAGAGCGGCGCCCCGGTAGGCTGGCAACAACACTACGTCAGCGCCTACGCGACCATGCACCCTTGGGAAGATTGGGCTGAAACCTGGGCGCATTACCTGCACATGATGGACGCCGTCGACACCGCACTCGGCTTCGGCATGAGCGCCCGGGACATGGACTTCGATTACCAGCCGTTCACACTCGAAACCCTCTACGACCCCCAACACCCCGGTGGTCAGGCATTCCTGTCATTCGTCAACGCCTGGATTGAACTCGCCGGCATGCTCAATGAACTCTCCCGTAGCATGGGGCAACCGGACTTCTATCCGTTCGTCCTGTCACCGGCGGTGATTACCAAACTGCATTTCATTCACTTAGTGATTCAAGAGGCCGGTGGCAAGGCGGATGAGGTGCTGCTAGCGCAGTAG
- a CDS encoding acid phosphatase: protein MSDKKEEETSQPLAGDNPPDASRRRFLGGVAALGVGATLSAYVCADEKPLALDAPPLTGAALDQALSDNVKTVVVIYAENRSFNNLFGNFPGVEKPMADLDPSEYQQRDRDGKLLEELPPVWGGVLQLGPQTVDGVTYPVGTQFQDHLLNQPYALQGPNGEDLPLSLVTRDLWHVFYQNQMQINDGKNDRFVAWADSGGLTMGHYGQTEYSLRLWDVASEFVLCDNFFQGAFGGSFLNHQYLISAAVPFYPNVANSPAKQQIATLQSDNPQDTRLKPLEKSPASAMTGPPQFGPSLLTPDGYAVNTMAPPYWPTWIRDPDRPEYAKADVANVLVPQTHDHIGDKLSKKNVDWAWYAGAWQSTIDQFKDSAGIPKIPSFQYHHQPFNYFKKQGPENPDERNKRLRDGGLGDESSTNKFLADAQAGKLPAVTFYKPQGNLNMHAGYTDVAAGDRHITRVIKVLRNSPQWENMVIVITVDENGGWWDHVAPPKGDRWGPGTRVPALVVSPFARRETVDHTTYDTASILRLITRVHGLEKLDGLKMRDEAMATRGQEPMGDLTNALQFFG from the coding sequence ATGAGCGACAAAAAAGAAGAAGAAACCTCGCAACCACTTGCTGGCGACAATCCCCCTGACGCCAGCAGACGGCGTTTTCTCGGTGGCGTCGCGGCGCTTGGTGTGGGCGCAACCCTCAGCGCCTACGTCTGCGCCGACGAGAAACCCCTCGCGCTGGATGCCCCCCCGTTAACCGGCGCCGCGCTAGACCAGGCACTCAGCGACAACGTAAAAACGGTGGTCGTGATCTACGCCGAAAACCGCAGCTTCAATAACTTGTTCGGCAATTTCCCTGGCGTCGAAAAGCCGATGGCGGACCTCGACCCCAGCGAGTATCAACAGCGTGACCGAGACGGCAAACTGCTGGAAGAGTTGCCTCCGGTGTGGGGCGGCGTATTGCAACTCGGGCCGCAAACCGTGGACGGCGTGACCTACCCCGTCGGCACCCAATTTCAAGACCACCTGCTCAACCAACCCTATGCGCTCCAAGGCCCCAATGGCGAAGACTTGCCACTGAGCCTGGTGACACGGGACCTGTGGCATGTGTTTTACCAAAACCAGATGCAGATCAACGACGGCAAAAACGATCGCTTCGTCGCGTGGGCCGATTCCGGTGGCCTGACCATGGGCCACTACGGGCAGACCGAATATTCGTTACGGCTGTGGGACGTGGCGTCTGAATTCGTCCTGTGTGACAACTTCTTTCAAGGCGCTTTCGGTGGCTCGTTCCTGAACCATCAATACCTGATTTCCGCTGCCGTGCCGTTCTACCCAAACGTTGCCAACTCCCCGGCCAAACAGCAGATCGCCACGCTACAAAGTGATAACCCCCAGGACACACGACTCAAACCACTGGAGAAATCACCCGCCAGCGCCATGACCGGTCCGCCACAATTTGGTCCCAGTTTGCTGACACCCGATGGCTATGCCGTCAACACCATGGCGCCGCCGTATTGGCCGACCTGGATTCGCGACCCGGACCGCCCGGAATATGCCAAAGCCGACGTGGCCAACGTGCTGGTGCCGCAAACCCACGACCACATCGGCGACAAGCTGTCGAAGAAAAACGTCGATTGGGCGTGGTATGCCGGCGCGTGGCAGAGCACCATTGACCAGTTCAAAGACTCGGCGGGCATTCCGAAAATCCCGAGTTTCCAGTATCACCATCAGCCGTTTAATTACTTCAAGAAACAAGGCCCGGAAAACCCGGACGAACGCAACAAGCGCCTACGTGACGGGGGCCTCGGCGATGAGTCCAGCACCAATAAATTCCTCGCTGATGCCCAGGCCGGCAAGCTGCCCGCCGTCACGTTTTATAAACCTCAGGGCAACCTGAACATGCATGCCGGTTACACCGACGTTGCTGCGGGTGATCGCCACATCACCCGCGTCATTAAAGTGCTGCGTAACAGTCCGCAGTGGGAAAACATGGTGATTGTCATCACCGTCGACGAGAACGGCGGCTGGTGGGACCACGTTGCGCCACCCAAGGGTGATCGCTGGGGACCAGGCACTCGGGTTCCGGCGCTGGTGGTCTCGCCGTTCGCCCGCCGGGAAACGGTTGACCACACCACGTATGACACCGCTTCGATTTTGCGCTTGATCACCCGAGTGCACGGTCTTGAAAAACTGGACGGGTTAAAGATGCGAGACGAAGCGATGGCAACCCGAGGCCAGGAGCCCATGGGCGACTTGACTAACGCGCTGCAGTTCTTTGGCTGA
- a CDS encoding substrate-binding periplasmic protein, translating into MRLLLSVLLLVSCSSFAADPPLRFSIADGWSMPLVLIDDEKPHGGFLFDIMESLGHHMGLPTEYHVLARLRVQSALEHGDVDIRCYAAQSWVPNMSGDYIWSLPLITQRDLLVSTADNPTPVDLKQLTHQNIGTVLGYVYPSLQTLFDSHQLVREDARSQDQVLQKLFAGRYRYAVANQWSMDWFNRNLPPDKQLRGVSMIEEQAVGCVVRNDPNVPVQRILRTLLRMKMSGEIEQILERYGPPAPVVIGQPEPLPSP; encoded by the coding sequence ATCCGGCTGTTGTTGAGTGTCTTGTTGCTAGTGTCCTGCTCAAGCTTCGCGGCGGACCCCCCACTACGTTTCTCGATTGCCGATGGCTGGTCAATGCCCCTTGTGCTGATTGACGACGAAAAACCCCATGGCGGTTTTCTGTTCGACATCATGGAGAGCCTTGGCCACCACATGGGCCTGCCCACCGAATATCACGTGTTGGCCCGCCTGCGCGTGCAAAGTGCGTTGGAGCACGGCGACGTCGATATTCGTTGCTACGCGGCGCAGTCCTGGGTGCCGAACATGTCCGGCGACTACATTTGGAGCTTACCGCTGATAACTCAGCGCGACCTGCTGGTGAGCACCGCAGACAACCCGACGCCGGTTGATCTCAAACAACTCACCCATCAAAACATCGGCACAGTGCTCGGATACGTCTACCCGAGCCTGCAAACGTTGTTTGATAGCCATCAATTGGTCCGCGAAGACGCTCGCAGCCAGGATCAAGTGCTGCAAAAACTGTTCGCCGGACGCTATCGCTATGCGGTGGCCAATCAATGGTCGATGGACTGGTTCAATCGCAATCTGCCGCCCGACAAACAGCTGCGCGGGGTTTCCATGATTGAGGAACAAGCGGTAGGCTGCGTCGTGCGCAACGACCCTAATGTGCCCGTGCAACGGATTCTGCGAACTTTGCTGCGAATGAAAATGTCCGGCGAGATTGAGCAAATTTTGGAACGTTACGGCCCTCCAGCGCCTGTGGTCATTGGACAGCCGGAGCCGTTACCGTCACCTTGA
- the ligA gene encoding NAD-dependent DNA ligase LigA: MNAAETRILKLRAELDQHNYRYHVLDQPSIPDVEYDRLFHELKALEVENPHLVTPDSPTQRVGSTALSAFTQVRHEVPMLSLGNAFEENDMREFDRRVTEGLDLPVGDLFGEGAQVQYSCEPKLDGLAVSLLYRDGALVRGATRGDGATGEDISVNVRTVRNIPLKLHGSGWPATLEVRGEVFMSKAGFERLNASQLEIGGKTFANPRNAAAGSLRQLDSKITANRPLEFCCYGLGQVSEEFADTHIGNLEKLKHWGMPVSRELKLANGIGECLDYYHDIGERRLSLPYEIDGVVFKVNNLASQRELGFRAREPRWAIAHKFPAMEELTELLDVEFQVGRTGAVTPVARLKPVKVAGVTVANATLHNMDEVARLGLMIGDTVIIRRAGDVIPQVVQVVLERRPNNARPVQIPEKCPVCGSHVERTQLIKRSKGKETISEGAVYRCVGRLACGAQLKQAIIHYVSRRAMDIEGLGDKSVEQLVDEGLVASAADLYTLTFEQIVDLEGFAEVSSNKLLKAILDSKRPTLARFIYALGIPDVGEETAKVLARSLATLARVTQAQPEVLTYLPDVGLEVANEIHSFFTDAHNITVIEQLLERGLEIQEQGELGAEFAASTTLGGMIDKLHIPAIGPGAAQKLADKFGTLQGILDADWLDMRQALAEKQAKAVRDFFDIKSNAERALEIEAQLKAFGMHWHSEKKVVEGLPLAGQTWVLTGSLELMSRDIAKEKLESLGAKVSGSVSAKTYCVVAGPGAGSKLTKASELGLKVMDEEAFVVFLTNHGIDVN; encoded by the coding sequence ATGAACGCCGCCGAAACCCGCATCCTGAAACTGCGTGCCGAGCTGGATCAGCACAATTACCGTTACCACGTGCTCGATCAGCCGAGCATTCCGGACGTTGAATACGACCGCCTGTTTCATGAACTCAAGGCGCTGGAAGTCGAGAATCCGCATTTGGTCACCCCGGACTCACCGACGCAGCGGGTCGGCAGCACGGCGCTGTCCGCCTTCACCCAAGTGCGCCACGAAGTCCCCATGCTCAGCCTCGGCAACGCCTTCGAAGAAAATGACATGCGCGAATTTGACCGTCGTGTGACCGAAGGCCTGGACCTGCCTGTCGGCGATCTGTTCGGCGAAGGCGCGCAGGTGCAGTACAGCTGCGAACCGAAACTCGACGGCCTGGCCGTCAGCTTGTTGTACCGCGATGGCGCGTTGGTCCGTGGCGCGACCCGTGGCGACGGTGCCACCGGCGAAGACATCAGTGTCAACGTACGCACCGTGCGCAACATCCCGCTCAAGCTCCACGGCAGCGGCTGGCCAGCAACCCTGGAAGTGCGCGGTGAAGTGTTCATGTCCAAGGCCGGTTTCGAGCGGCTGAACGCCAGCCAACTTGAAATCGGCGGCAAGACATTCGCCAACCCACGTAATGCCGCCGCCGGCAGCTTGCGTCAGTTGGATTCGAAAATCACCGCCAACCGGCCCTTGGAATTCTGCTGCTATGGCCTGGGTCAGGTCTCGGAAGAATTCGCCGACACCCACATTGGCAACTTGGAAAAGCTCAAGCACTGGGGCATGCCGGTCAGTCGCGAATTGAAACTCGCCAATGGCATCGGTGAATGTTTGGATTACTACCATGACATCGGCGAGCGCCGCCTGTCGTTGCCCTATGAAATCGACGGCGTGGTGTTCAAAGTTAACAATTTGGCGTCCCAGCGCGAACTGGGTTTTCGGGCCCGTGAACCGCGCTGGGCCATTGCTCATAAATTCCCGGCCATGGAAGAGCTGACCGAGCTGCTCGACGTTGAGTTTCAGGTCGGGCGCACCGGGGCCGTCACCCCAGTCGCGCGCTTGAAACCGGTGAAAGTTGCCGGCGTTACGGTTGCCAACGCGACGCTGCACAACATGGACGAAGTGGCGCGTTTGGGCTTGATGATCGGCGACACGGTAATCATCCGCCGCGCCGGTGATGTGATCCCGCAAGTGGTGCAAGTGGTTCTCGAACGCCGCCCGAACAACGCTCGACCGGTGCAGATCCCGGAAAAATGCCCGGTGTGTGGCTCGCATGTCGAGCGCACGCAATTGATCAAGCGCAGTAAAGGCAAGGAAACCATCAGCGAAGGCGCGGTGTACCGCTGTGTTGGCCGATTGGCCTGCGGCGCCCAGCTCAAGCAAGCCATCATCCACTACGTCTCGCGGCGCGCGATGGACATCGAAGGCCTAGGCGACAAGAGTGTCGAGCAATTGGTCGACGAAGGGCTGGTGGCCTCTGCGGCCGACCTTTATACGCTGACCTTCGAACAGATCGTCGACCTTGAAGGGTTTGCCGAAGTCTCCAGCAACAAACTGCTCAAGGCGATCCTCGACAGCAAGCGGCCGACCTTGGCGCGCTTCATCTATGCGCTCGGTATTCCCGACGTCGGCGAAGAGACGGCCAAAGTGCTGGCGCGTTCGCTGGCTACACTGGCGCGCGTCACACAAGCGCAACCAGAAGTCCTCACCTACCTGCCGGATGTCGGGTTGGAAGTGGCTAACGAAATCCATAGCTTCTTTACCGATGCGCACAACATCACGGTCATTGAGCAACTGCTAGAGCGCGGGTTGGAGATTCAAGAACAGGGCGAGTTGGGCGCGGAGTTCGCAGCCAGCACCACCTTGGGCGGGATGATCGACAAGCTGCACATCCCGGCCATCGGCCCCGGCGCCGCGCAGAAACTGGCCGACAAATTTGGCACCTTGCAAGGCATTCTCGACGCCGACTGGCTGGACATGCGCCAGGCGTTGGCCGAGAAGCAAGCGAAAGCCGTACGTGACTTTTTCGACATCAAATCCAATGCCGAGCGAGCGCTGGAAATAGAGGCGCAGTTGAAAGCGTTCGGCATGCACTGGCACAGCGAGAAAAAGGTCGTCGAAGGCTTGCCATTGGCGGGTCAGACCTGGGTCTTGACCGGCTCGCTGGAATTGATGAGCCGCGACATCGCCAAAGAAAAACTCGAAAGCCTCGGCGCCAAAGTATCCGGCTCGGTCTCAGCAAAAACCTACTGCGTGGTCGCAGGCCCGGGTGCCGGCTCAAAGCTGACCAAGGCCAGCGAGTTGGGCCTTAAAGTAATGGATGAAGAGGCGTTTGTGGTTTTCTTGACTAACCACGGTATTGATGTGAACTGA